One region of Thiomonas intermedia genomic DNA includes:
- the pbpG gene encoding D-alanyl-D-alanine endopeptidase gives MQLPHSRVVLSWSGLLLAVLFAFSMTSLPAIAASSSESIRSVDQTRSQKKPTQPTRQARQAKGDKSNVKASTARKVIVRPVRPVRKAGRPAVVKKAAAAKRVVAIRRDKASRGARSAETSRTVTAKRPDPQILKTALVSGAASSVVRATDKLQVSAASTAANDDPLALRSGSALVVDEGTGRVLLSKNADTARPIASLTKLMTAAVILDAHQPMDQVIEITDADIDTLKWSSSRLRPGTKLTREELLKLALMSSENRAAHALARNYPGGLAAFIPAMNAKARALGMNATRYVEPTGLSPQNESTAHDLALLVKAAYHYPLIRDFSTHPESEVDVGQRTLQFRNTDHLVFNRGWDILLQKTGYINEAGHCLVLQTKFEGRRVIVVLLDAWGKYSHFGDAQRIRNWLEAKGFDALHDPGVRTGAVADRVEDHPNLVRTAFVEKASPASLGE, from the coding sequence ATGCAGTTGCCCCATTCTCGTGTTGTGTTGTCCTGGTCGGGTCTCCTGCTCGCGGTACTTTTTGCGTTCTCGATGACGTCCCTGCCGGCGATTGCGGCATCGAGCTCCGAGTCAATACGTTCGGTGGATCAGACCCGATCCCAGAAAAAACCGACTCAGCCGACGCGACAAGCGCGTCAGGCCAAAGGCGATAAGTCCAACGTCAAAGCAAGCACGGCGCGGAAGGTGATCGTCAGGCCGGTTCGTCCCGTGCGTAAGGCCGGGCGCCCCGCCGTCGTGAAAAAGGCGGCGGCCGCGAAACGGGTCGTAGCCATTCGGCGCGACAAGGCTTCCCGTGGGGCGAGAAGCGCGGAGACCTCTCGTACTGTGACGGCAAAGCGTCCGGATCCACAGATTTTGAAGACCGCACTCGTTTCAGGCGCCGCATCCTCTGTGGTGCGGGCGACCGATAAGTTGCAGGTTTCCGCCGCTTCGACGGCAGCAAACGACGACCCGCTGGCTCTTCGTTCGGGCTCGGCCTTGGTCGTCGACGAGGGAACGGGGCGTGTGCTCCTCAGCAAAAATGCCGATACGGCGCGACCGATCGCTTCGCTCACCAAACTGATGACGGCTGCGGTCATTCTCGACGCGCATCAGCCCATGGACCAGGTCATCGAGATTACGGATGCCGACATCGATACCTTGAAATGGAGTTCGTCACGTTTGCGCCCGGGCACAAAACTCACGCGGGAAGAACTGCTCAAGCTGGCGCTCATGTCCTCCGAGAATCGCGCCGCGCATGCGCTGGCGCGCAACTATCCTGGGGGCCTGGCGGCTTTCATTCCTGCCATGAATGCCAAGGCGCGTGCTCTGGGAATGAACGCAACGCGCTACGTTGAGCCAACGGGTCTATCGCCACAGAACGAGTCGACCGCGCATGACCTCGCTTTGCTGGTGAAGGCCGCCTATCACTACCCATTGATCCGGGACTTCTCCACGCATCCCGAGAGCGAGGTGGATGTGGGGCAAAGAACCTTGCAGTTCCGCAATACCGACCATCTGGTCTTCAATCGGGGCTGGGACATCCTGCTGCAAAAGACCGGCTACATCAACGAGGCCGGACATTGCCTGGTGTTGCAAACCAAGTTCGAAGGACGGCGAGTGATCGTGGTGCTGCTGGACGCCTGGGGCAAATACTCACATTTTGGCGATGCTCAACGCATCCGCAACTGGCTGGAAGCCAAAGGCTTTGACGCCTTGCACGATCCGGGGGTTCGTACCGGGGCCGTGGCTGATCGCGTCGAGGACCATCCGAATCTGGTGCGCACCGCCTTCGTGGAAAAAGCCTCGCCCGCCAGTTTGGGCGAATGA
- a CDS encoding IclR family transcriptional regulator, translated as MQHSSVSRKSEPLTTPAEPAIQVLGRAFALLDVLAQNPDPMQLKDIGAATGLHPSTAHRILNDLVVGRMVERVDAGTYRLGMRLLEYGNLVKARLSVRDAALGPMRELHRLTHQPVNLSVRQGDEIVYIERTFSEQSGMQVIRSVGGRAPLHLTSVGKLFLAADDMTRVKAYILRTGLAGQTRNSITQPQQLERELGKVRHDGFARDNEELELGVRCMAAGIYDDTGDLVAGLSLSAPADRLMEDWLEKVQLTAQRISASLGHKGLRR; from the coding sequence ATGCAGCATTCTTCTGTCTCCCGAAAGTCCGAGCCGCTCACCACGCCAGCCGAGCCCGCCATTCAGGTGCTGGGGCGCGCTTTTGCGCTTCTGGACGTCCTGGCGCAGAACCCCGATCCGATGCAACTCAAGGACATCGGCGCCGCGACTGGGCTGCACCCTTCCACCGCGCATCGCATCCTCAATGATCTGGTCGTGGGCCGCATGGTCGAGCGGGTCGATGCGGGGACATACCGCCTGGGCATGCGCCTGCTCGAATATGGCAATCTGGTCAAAGCCCGTCTGAGCGTGCGAGACGCCGCGCTCGGGCCCATGCGCGAGCTTCACCGCCTGACGCATCAGCCCGTCAATTTGAGCGTGCGGCAGGGCGACGAGATTGTCTACATCGAACGCACCTTCAGCGAACAATCGGGCATGCAGGTGATCCGCTCCGTCGGTGGCCGTGCGCCTTTGCACCTGACTTCTGTGGGCAAACTCTTCCTGGCGGCCGACGATATGACCCGTGTCAAGGCCTACATTCTGCGCACCGGACTCGCCGGTCAGACGCGCAACAGCATCACCCAGCCACAGCAGTTGGAACGCGAATTAGGAAAAGTCCGTCACGATGGGTTTGCTCGCGACAACGAGGAACTCGAGCTGGGCGTACGCTGCATGGCAGCCGGCATCTACGACGACACGGGCGATCTGGTGGCTGGCCTTTCGCTCTCCGCTCCGGCAGACCGCCTGATGGAAGACTGGCTCGAGAAGGTTCAGTTGACCGCCCAACGCATTTCCGCCTCGCTGGGCCATAAGGGTTTACGACGCTAG